Proteins encoded in a region of the Deltaproteobacteria bacterium genome:
- a CDS encoding winged helix-turn-helix domain-containing protein codes for MDTQITKSPKLRHKSPNAPAYNLQECQDDARRIFRAEGQAPLSRESIADHLALAPQSGPFNRKLSSLRQYGLLDPTGKEFRISELFLRIDQTFDEQERRRALRESLARPAVFQALLAHYENSGLPSEINLTNQLLLKYRFTKKNAETVSRSFLESCRLAGLMQGRSSFANYPPPTLPPPPSPLELATPFLEPKPPSFAMSERAPSLCRQEIPLGIGRRAILELPEDLTSEEASKLIRILQAFAHPL; via the coding sequence ATGGATACTCAAATAACGAAATCGCCGAAACTGCGCCACAAAAGCCCGAACGCACCAGCCTACAATTTACAAGAGTGTCAGGATGATGCACGTCGGATATTTCGAGCAGAAGGGCAGGCCCCATTAAGTCGGGAATCCATAGCCGACCATTTGGCTTTAGCCCCGCAGTCTGGCCCCTTTAATCGGAAGCTCAGCAGCCTGAGACAATATGGTTTGCTTGACCCAACAGGGAAAGAGTTCCGAATCAGCGAATTATTTCTTCGCATTGATCAAACATTCGATGAACAAGAACGGCGCCGAGCATTGAGAGAGTCTCTCGCCAGGCCAGCAGTGTTTCAAGCTTTGCTCGCTCATTACGAAAATAGCGGCCTACCATCCGAGATAAACCTTACCAATCAATTGTTATTGAAATATCGATTTACTAAAAAAAACGCCGAGACCGTCTCGCGGTCTTTTCTAGAATCTTGTCGTCTTGCTGGCCTTATGCAAGGACGTTCTTCGTTTGCCAACTATCCTCCTCCCACTCTGCCTCCCCCACCATCACCTCTTGAACTAGCCACCCCTTTTCTAGAACCAAAACCGCCCTCTTTCGCCATGAGCGAGAGAGCTCCTTCTCTCTGCCGTCAAGAAATCCCTCTAGGAATAGGAAGACGCGCTATCCTCGAACTTCCAGAAGATCTCACGAGCGAGGAAGCGTCAAAGCTCATAAGGATTCTTCAAGCCTTTGCCCACCCATTGTAA
- a CDS encoding 6-carboxytetrahydropterin synthase, with translation MHHLTRLVEFESSHRYWNPAFSEEENSRFFGKCVSPFGHGHNYKLRVTLTGTIDPLTGMVINIKELDRILREVSSEFDHKFINLDHPIFKDRIPTTENLALYIYGRLNEWLQLHFSSYHLALVRLYEDPTLWADIPCRGGKSMVTLTKTFGFSAAHRLHSANLSDEENRTVFGKCNNRHGHGHNYELEVTVQGKIDPHTGMIMDLGELMQTVQETIIDRFDHKHLNEDTAEFRAVNPTGENIVQVIWHLLQPRLGNRLVRLGLWETPKSLFEYHGA, from the coding sequence ATGCATCACCTTACTCGTCTAGTCGAATTTGAGTCTTCGCATCGGTACTGGAATCCTGCCTTCTCCGAGGAAGAGAATTCTCGTTTTTTCGGTAAATGTGTCAGTCCCTTCGGACACGGCCACAACTACAAGTTGCGAGTGACGCTCACTGGGACCATCGATCCCCTCACCGGGATGGTCATCAACATAAAAGAACTCGACCGTATCCTGAGAGAGGTGAGTAGCGAATTCGATCATAAATTTATCAATCTAGATCACCCAATATTTAAGGACCGAATCCCTACCACAGAAAACTTAGCGCTGTATATCTATGGTCGCCTAAATGAATGGCTTCAGCTTCATTTTTCCTCTTATCACCTCGCTTTGGTCAGACTCTATGAAGATCCAACACTCTGGGCGGATATCCCCTGCCGAGGAGGAAAATCTATGGTGACCCTGACGAAAACCTTTGGTTTCAGTGCGGCCCACCGCTTGCACAGTGCCAACCTCTCGGACGAAGAAAACAGAACAGTTTTCGGAAAATGCAACAACCGTCATGGCCATGGACACAACTACGAACTCGAAGTGACAGTCCAGGGAAAAATTGACCCTCACACCGGCATGATCATGGATCTCGGAGAACTCATGCAGACGGTCCAGGAAACAATCATAGACCGCTTCGATCATAAACACCTGAATGAGGACACGGCAGAATTCCGCGCCGTCAATCCAACCGGAGAAAACATCGTGCAGGTTATCTGGCATCTGCTCCAGCCAAGATTAGGCAACCGGCTGGTCCGATTAGGCTTGTGGGAAACCCCTAAGAGTCTTTTTGAATATCATGGGGCGTAA